Genomic segment of Oncorhynchus tshawytscha isolate Ot180627B linkage group LG13, Otsh_v2.0, whole genome shotgun sequence:
tcttggggatcttcaatgctgcagacattttttgctacccttccccagatctgtgcctcgacaaaatcctgtctcagagctctacggacaattcctttgacctcatggcttggtttttgctctgatgtgcactgtcaactgtgggacctttatatagacaggtgtgtgcctttccaaatcatgtccaatcaattgaatttaccacaggtggactccaatcaagttgtagaaacatctcaagtatgatcaatggaaacaggatgcaccggagctcaattttgtgtctcatagcaaagggtctgaatacttattaaaataaggcatttctgtttttgatttgttataaattaccaaaaatgtctaaacctgttttcactttgtcattatgtggtattgtgtatagattcagaaaaaaacaatttaatacattttagaataaggctgtaacgtaacatgtgggaaaagggtctgaatactttccaaatgcactgtatacagtgccttcagaaagtattcagaccccatgactaattccacattttgttgtgttagccttattctaaaatgtttttttctctctcaatttaatcaatctacactcaataacgcattatgacaaatcaaaaacattatttttataagtgtttgtaaatgttttaaattaaATACAGGTCTCatctacactaaacaaaaatataaacgcaacattcaacaatttcaaagatttgactgagttacagttcatataaggaaatcagtcaattgaaataaaagaataggccctaatctatggatttcacatgactaggaatacaaatatgcatctgttggtcacagataccttaaaaaataaACAAGGGGCATGGATCAAAAACcactcagtatctggtgtgaccaccatttgcctcatgcagcgcaacacatctcctttgcatagagttgatcaggctgttgattgtggcctgtggaatgttgtcccactcctcttcaatttgGATGTTGCTATAAAAAAATCCCCTCCCAAGCGCATATAGGCAAATTAAACGACAAAGGGAACTGTTAACCATGAATACACATAAATAAGCCAAATTGTAAATGGTAAACATGAAGTACAGAAGATTGTCTACACGACCTAGAGAACTTTAATATGACACGGTTGTTTGCAATGGACCTTAACAGCACACTGGTCAGAAACAGCCGGTGGATGTTTTTGTTTATGTGAGTGCTTTTATCTGATCTGGTGCTTTCACAGACAAATTACCATCCAGTTGGACACCTGATGAACTTCCACAAACTTCAGGGTCTGGGGTGAGAACTTCAGCTTCTAGGCTGTTGGAGTTGACTGATTCCTCTGAAGAATATGGTACGTCATCTAGtacaaagtaaaaaaataaaaatatatatatatattaccaggGACAGGCTAGATTTGGTGCTCCCCTTTATGGAATGGATTAAAACTTACTTTGTAAGCTCTAACCATCTGAGGAACCGGCCAGTAATGGCCAGAAGTTGAGAAACGCTTATCTAGTACACATTATTTATAAACCGTACTGTAAGCTTGCTAGCTAATATTGTTTACAAGTTTCTGACTGCTTTCAACTTATGTTGTTCTTTCACAGAGGAATCTGGATACCACTGGTCGTCTAAGGAGGTTCAGGCATTGTTAACACTCTGGGCAGATAAGATAGTACAGAAGCACCTCCTCTCCTATAAAAACGAGCACGTCTATGCCAAATTTAGTTCAGAGCTTGCCGCCCTGGGTTTTAAAAGGACGTCGAAGCAGTGCAGACAAAAGATACAAATACTGAAAAAGGAACACAAAAAAATCAAGGATAACAATAACATGAGTGGTTCCATCTATCGTGAAGAGAATTGGTTTGCCATCATTGATAGTGTCCTGTGTCACCAACCAAGAACTTTGGAGTCTGGGGTGATAAATTCTGATGCCAAGCTTTTGGGGTCGCCTGATTCCCAACAAGAAATGGGAGATTCTAGTAAGTTAAGTTGTCCAGTACAGCACCTAGTTCACATGTTTAACACAGTAACTTTGTTACCATAAGCTTGGTACTTAACAATGTTTTTCTTTGTGTGAGTACTGTCAACTGTGCTGTTGTATCCACAGACAAATCTCCATCCATTTGGACACCTGATGAGGTCCATGGTCAACAATCAGAAACCTCAGGGCTTGGGGTGATAAATGCAACTAATCTACTGTTTGAATCGACTCCTGATTCCCCTGTAGACGAGGAACATATTGGTAAGTTATCTAGTAGTGTTTTTCAACCTTTTTTGTACCACGGGCTAgccaggggtgggagggccaagagaccagaggtggtagTGCTcagttggggtgtagggtttgggCATATCctgaggtagggaggggcagttccccttgctgccccgtaggcaagcaccatggtcttgaaATGGATGCAAGCTTGGACTGTGAGCCAGCTAACGCACTTGCATGTATGTCCCACTAACCATCTGAGGGACTGACCAGTAATAGCCAGAAGTTGAGAAACACTTATCTAGTACACATTTGTCATGAACCATACTGTAAGTTTGCTAGCTAgtattgtttaacattttttgacTTTGTTCAACTGATGTGGTTCTTTCACAGAGGAGTCTGGATACCACTGGTCGCCAAAGGAGATTCAGGCATTGTTAACACTCTGGGCAGATGGTAGTGTTCAGAAGCAGCTTCTCTCCTATAAAAACGAGCATGTCTATGCCAAATTTAGTTCAGAGCTTGCCGCCCTTGGATTTAACAGGAAATCTAAACAGTGCAGAGACAAACTAAAAAAGCTGAAACAGGAATATAGAAGAGTCAAGGATGACAATAACAAGAGTGGTTCCAATCATCGTGGAGAAAGATGGTTTGCCATCATCGATAGTGTTCTCTGTCACCAACCAAGTACTTTGGAGTCTGGGGTGATACAGTCAGATGCAATGCTTTTGGAATTAACTCAACCCAATTCCCCACAAGAAGTGGAGGATTCTGGTAGGTTGTCTCGTGCAGCTTCTCAATCACATTTTTAACACCGTAACAAACTCAGTTCCaacattcattgaatcagatggttcattcatcacaaaacccactgatattgccaattactttaatattttttttcattggcaagattagctaactaatcttgtaatgaataatgtggcaattgagcaagttgaggtgactaaactgcttggagtaacgcTGGATTGTAAGCTGtcaaacatgttgatacaacagtggctaaaatggggagaagtctgtccataatatagcgttgctctgccttcttaacaacactattgACAAGGCAGGTtcaacaggccctagttttgtcgcattTGGACTACTGTTctgtcgtgtggtcaggtgccacaaagcgGGATttgggaaaattacaattggctttgaacagggcagcatggctggcccttaaatgtacacagagagctaacatcaatgatatgcatgtcaatctctcatggctcaaagtggaggagagattgacttcatcactacttgtttttgtaagtgtTGACAAGTGTAATGccccgagctgtctgtttgaactactggcacaaagctcggacacccatgcgtaccccacaagacatgccaccagaggtctcttcacaatcccaagGCCAGAACAGACTGGAAGTgcatagtactacatagagccatgccGACATGGAAcgctattccacatcaggtaacttaTGCAAGCGATAGAATCAGATaaaaaaaatacaccttatggaacagcggggactgtgaagagacacaaacacaggtacagacacgcatgcgcacacaggCGCTAgaacacgcactctacacacacttaCATTgcaatattgttgtatggtggtatcaTACATTTTGTTGTGGATATGTTGTGGTGTGAGTGTTATACGTATGTACTGTTTTCATATTTTGTTTTATGTGTAATAtaagtgttttaatgtgtttggaccccagaaaGTGTCAGCAGCTAATGTGGATCCCTAATGTGCAGTTCAGCCACAAACTAAAAAAGCTGAAACAGGAATACAAAAAAATCAAGGATAACAAGAGTGGTTCCAATCATTGTGGAGAAAGATGGTTTGCCATCATCGATAGTGTTCTCTGTCACCAACCAAGTACTTTGGAGTCTGGGGTGATACAGTCAGATGCAATGCTTTTGGAGTCGACTTAACCCGATTCCCCTCAAGAAATTGAGGATTCTGGTTGGTTGTCTCGTACGGCATCTCGTACACGTTTTTACACAGTAACTTGCCTGTTACCGCAAGCTTCGTAGTTAATATTGATTATGTGAGAACTGTCAACTGAGCTGTTGCTTCCACAGATCAATCTGCATTCAGTTGGACACCTCATGAGGTCCATGGACTCGTTGGTCACCAACCAGGAACTTCAGGAGCTGAGGTAATACATTCTGCTACTATGCTGCTGGAGTTGACTCAACCGGATTCCCCTGTAAAAGAGGAACCTTATGGTAAGTTATCTAGTACAGTCTTTCTCAACCTTTTTTGTACCAGGGATTAgtaatatttgtttattttccttGGGAGATTGCTTGGATTGTACCTAGCTTACTACTACTAGCTAACTAAGTCAATGTCTTTGCTAACCATCTGAGGGACCGTCCAGTATTAGACAGAAGTTGAAAACCACTTATCTAGTACACATTTTTCATAAACCGTACTGTAAACTTGCTTGCTACTATTGTTTACCAGTTTCTGGCTGCTTTCAACTGATGTGATTCTTTCACAGAAAAATCAGGATACAGCTGGACGTCTCAGGAGGTCCATGCATTGTTAACACTCTGGGCAGATGAGAGTGTTCAAGAGCAGCTTCTCACCTATAAAAACGAGCATGTCTATGCCACATTTAGTTCAGAGCTCGCCGTCCTTGGATTTAAGAAGACTTCAAGGCAGTGCAGAGACAAACTAAAGAAGCTGAGGCAGGAATATAGACAAATCAAGTTTGACCATAACAAGAGAGGTTCCAACCATTGTAGAGAAAGATGGTTTGCCATCATGGATAGAGTCCTCTGTCACCAACCAAGTACTGTGGAGTCTGGGGTGATAAATTCAGATGCAAAGATTTTGGAGTTGCCTGATTCCCAACAAGAAATGGAAGACTCTGGTAAGTTGTCTAGTACAGAATTGAATACACATTTTTAACACAGTTACTTTGCCTGTTACCGCAAGTTTGGTAGTAAATATTGATAGTGTGAGTACTGTCAACTGACCTGTTGCTTCCACAGACCAATCTTCATCCAGTTGGACACCTGATGAGGTCCGTAATCTCTTTGGTCACCAAACAGGATCTTCAGGGGCTGAGGTGATAAATTCTGCTACTATGTTGCTGGAGTCGACCCAATCCTATTCCCCAGAAGTGGAAGATTATGGTAAGTTGTCTAGTACATCATCATCTGAGGGACCAGTCAGCAACAGCCAGAAGATGAGAAATACTAGAAGCTACACGTTTTTCATAAACAGTACCTTAAGCTTGCTAGCTAATATTGTTTTCCAGTTTCTGACTGCTTTCAACTGATGCGGTTCTTTCACAGAGGAATCTGGATACCACTGGACTATGCAGGAGGTTCACACATTGTTAACACTCTGGGCAGATGAGACAGTTCAGAAGCAGCTTCTCTCTTATAAAAATGAGCACGTCTATGCCAAATTTAGTTCAGAGTTCGCTGCCCTCGGATTTAACAGGACGTCGAAGCAATGCAGAGAAAAGTTAAAAAAGCTGAAACAGGAATACAGAAAACTCAAGGATGACGACAACATGAGTGGTTCCATCTATCTTGAAGAAAGCTGTTTTTCCATCATCGATAGTGTCCTCACTAACGAAACAAAAGCTCAGGCTTATTCTTTTCCAGGTGCAGAAGACTTTGGTAAGTTAACTTTTACTGTATTAACTTTTGTAGTTTGTGTGAGGGCTTTCACTGTGGTGACTGGCTGGCTAAATAGCTAGTTGCTGATGCTGGCTAGTTTCCTAATCTCTTGCtagatgaaatatatatatatataactcaccTACAGTATTTTAAATATGCCATTGGTTTTTACTCTATAAcatgttattgtttgtgtttccCAACGTAGGTCCCGGTTTAACTCTGTCCTCACTGCGTCTCCTTGCTCCACCATTACGCTTGATGTCAGCATTCATGTGGAAAGTGGCTCAGCAGCATATTGTAAAGCATTATGGGAAGCTGGAGGAGTTTGTGACTTTGGTGACAGAGATGGTTCCAGAGCTGCTGAGTTCCAGGCAGAGGACCCAACTTCTTCTGGGTCTGAGAGCAAGGGTGAGAGAGGTGGAAATGCATGCAGAGGATTCTGATAGGAGTATGGGTAGCTGCTAGCTGTAAATAGTATGTTTTCCCCTGGGGCTTGCTCTCACATGTCTACCTCTTTATCAGCTGGTACTGGAGTTGTGTCTCAGTGAGAGCACAGCTGACCTTGTGACCATCCAGCCTCACCTGGACAAAATCCATTATTTGACAGAATACGCTGTACACAAAGAGGTAAGTTAACTTGTACTACTGTTCAAAAGcgtggggtcacttagacatttccttgtttttgaaagaaaagcacaaaaaaaatgtccattaaaataacaccaaattgatcagatatacagtgtagacattgttatgtgttatgttgtaaatgactattgtagctggaaagtgCAAATTTATGtgatatctacataggtgtacagaagcccattatcaacaaccatcactcctgtgttccaatggcatgttgtgtttgCTAAATTTTACTTTTGCAATtaggttagcacagctgaaaactgttgtgctgatttaaagaagcaataacacTGGCCTTCTTaattctgagaaattaaggctattccatgtgaggagtaggacacagcgttgtacgagatcttcagtttcttggcaatttctcgcatggaatagccttcatttctcagagcaagaatagactgacaagtttcagaagaaaggtctttgtttctggccattttgagcctgtaattgaacccacaaatgctgatactccagatactcaattagtctaaagaaggacagttttattgctgcttaaattagcacaacagttttcagctgtgctaacataatggcAAAAGGGCTTTctattgatcaattagccttttaaaattataaacttggattagctaacacaacatgccattggaacacaggaatgatggttgctgataatgggcctctgaacACCTATTtaaaatggcgccggaagaaatggcagcagtttcaGGCGCCCAACCagttgtgctattatgtgggggtttttgcgttatttgtaacttattttgtacataatgtttctgcaaccgtatcttctgctgctactgtttatcatgtaagcatagtcactttaaccatacattcatgtacatactacctcaattggcccgaccaaccagtgcccccgcacattggctaaccgggctatctgcactgtgtcccgccacccaccaccccctcttttacgctactgctactctgtttatcatatatgcatagtcactttaaccatatctacatattacctcaattagcccgactaaccggtgcctgtatatagcctcgctactgtatatagcctcgctactattatttttcactgtcttttttactgttgtttttatttctttacttacctattgttcaccaaataccttttttgcactgttggttagagcctgtaagtaagcatttcactgtaaggtctactacacctgttgtattcggcgcacgtgtcaaataaactttgatttgatttagatattCCAGAAAAAATcagtcgtttccagctacaatattcatttacaacattaacaatgtctacactgtatttctgatcaatttgatgttattttaatggacaaaaaatgtgtttttctttcaaacacATGGACATTTttgaagtgaccccaaacgtttgagcTGTAGTGTATGTTTAAGATGTTTTCAACTCATATGTTGAGGTTGAGTTAATGTCTGATGAAAtttgtttggtttgtttgtttgcttaCTGACAGAGTAATGATGATGAGTTGGAGGCTACAGAGTCTAACTTTGTGGAGTTGGTCCAAACCCTGCTGGAAGACCCGTCTGAGCGGGAGCACTTCTTCCAGGTAAGAGATCTTCGTCTCACAACTGGTAATACTCGTGACCTTCAGGTGCGTATTTAATACAtctgtaaatgtatttttttggcaCAGCAGTCACCTTCAAGCCAAGTTTTGCTATTATTGACATTGTTAATTGCCCGCATTACCAGGAGATGATTGCAGACTATACCACACAACAAATGGCGCCCGAAAGCCATTGCCACCGGACTTATTGTGTGTTAAATTCTCAATTTTTCAGGAGGTGTTCCCAGCACGCTATGGCCCTCAGTATGACACCGCACTGCAGGTACTGGTGTGGGAGTTCCTCTCCAGACTGGAGGAGCTGCTACCTGTACCAGACTTCACACAGGTACAGATAGAAAAATTGCAGTTCTGCCTGTTTAAGTATTGACTGCTGGTCACtgtttaaaattaaaaaatgggTCTGAGAACTATGGAATGGTGAGCTAAAGGAAAACACCTACCCAATGCTCCAGGATCTGGCATGCAGAGAAGGGAGCAAA
This window contains:
- the LOC112265576 gene encoding uncharacterized protein LOC112265576; its protein translation is MPESRYHWSGDEVNAIVSIWSDEAIQRALRSSDSEYRGAAKVYHEIFVRLRKLGYKGTVQQCRDKLKKLKGQYKEIKSNGPDRRSYFPPSWFDAMDAVLGQRLRKPVLRSDKATVSQKNDKLPSSWTPDELPQTSGSGVRTSASRLLELTDSSEEYEESGYHWSSKEVQALLTLWADKIVQKHLLSYKNEHVYAKFSSELAALGFKRTSKQCRQKIQILKKEHKKIKDNNNMSGSIYREENWFAIIDSVLCHQPRTLESGVINSDAKLLGSPDSQQEMGDSNKSPSIWTPDEVHGQQSETSGLGVINATNLLFESTPDSPVDEEHIEESGYHWSPKEIQALLTLWADGSVQKQLLSYKNEHVYAKFSSELAALGFNRKSKQCRDKLKKLKQEYRRVKDDNNKSGSNHRGERWFAIIDSVLCHQPSTLESGVIQSDAMLLELTQPNSPQEVEDSDQSAFSWTPHEVHGLVGHQPGTSGAEVIHSATMLLELTQPDSPVKEEPYEKSGYSWTSQEVHALLTLWADESVQEQLLTYKNEHVYATFSSELAVLGFKKTSRQCRDKLKKLRQEYRQIKFDHNKRGSNHCRERWFAIMDRVLCHQPSTVESGVINSDAKILELPDSQQEMEDSDQSSSSWTPDEVRNLFGHQTGSSGAEVINSATMLLESTQSYSPEVEDYEESGYHWTMQEVHTLLTLWADETVQKQLLSYKNEHVYAKFSSEFAALGFNRTSKQCREKLKKLKQEYRKLKDDDNMSGSIYLEESCFSIIDSVLTNETKAQAYSFPGAEDFGPGLTLSSLRLLAPPLRLMSAFMWKVAQQHIVKHYGKLEEFVTLVTEMVPELLSSRQRTQLLLGLRARLVLELCLSESTADLVTIQPHLDKIHYLTEYAVHKESNDDELEATESNFVELVQTLLEDPSEREHFFQEVFPARYGPQYDTALQVLVWEFLSRLEELLPVPDFTQTAAWLGDAPSVVEECGSTIFDTEELKTLLQHHQHHGNLKRGYFSYYTADTILSTLSHPPTIRVVISSEQASSDKTRSCSDGDECLKNGIERDGEGPFNWGREEEEDHFYLEQQEQINVLPAENSGPCIPVPSNGLNSDMESQVLACSLCSFSHSDMAKLHQHIRIRHRGEDRKLRRPKESGTEKHLPSSRTKLLHQHIRTRHQGDEQKCQHSEESGTENLPSSTTIIPYRPNNMTLSCPHCGNVYQNLNSLKKHIRIHTFPFCCNQCERRFSTRLGLKRHQRAHTEERPFKCSHCDRRFMCAYSLKMHVRTHTGERPYTCTICGKTSVQHLARHMRMHAGEKNYLCSICGKAFLSSGELRLHTRSHTGECPYTCEHCRRGFKAACHLQIHIRRFHTGERPYPCTLCTKRFVILRELKRHMLIHTGEKGHKCSECGKSFSLKESLKTHLKSHGF